A genomic segment from Bacillus cereus G9842 encodes:
- a CDS encoding DUF4878 domain-containing protein encodes MQKIKRLLLLMMVVGLTAVVLAGCANPKDTTEEFLTAIQKGDVEKARTFVESDKEFNKLNEKTDDAEAKAMLSAITKNFKFEKLEEVSKKDDKAEVKVKITSADLSVAVTKAVGEVMPMAFASAFSEDKEQSEKAIEKTMTSTIIKNLTDKDAAMATREVTLNLKKDKDGDYKIVADDNLKEVLFANAKSLEKMFGGK; translated from the coding sequence GTGCAAAAGATAAAGAGATTATTGCTATTAATGATGGTAGTAGGATTAACAGCGGTTGTTTTAGCAGGGTGTGCAAATCCGAAAGATACTACAGAAGAATTTTTAACAGCGATACAAAAAGGTGATGTAGAAAAGGCTCGTACATTTGTTGAGAGTGACAAGGAATTTAATAAACTAAATGAAAAAACAGATGATGCTGAGGCAAAAGCAATGCTAAGTGCAATTACAAAGAACTTTAAATTTGAAAAGCTAGAAGAAGTATCGAAAAAGGATGACAAAGCAGAAGTGAAAGTGAAAATTACATCTGCTGATCTATCCGTTGCTGTAACAAAAGCAGTGGGAGAAGTTATGCCAATGGCCTTCGCTAGCGCATTTAGCGAAGACAAAGAACAATCTGAAAAAGCGATTGAAAAAACAATGACCTCAACTATCATCAAAAACTTAACGGATAAAGATGCAGCAATGGCAACTCGCGAAGTTACATTGAACTTAAAGAAAGACAAAGATGGCGACTATAAAATCGTTGCTGACGATAACTTGAAAGAAGTATTGTTTGCCAATGCAAAGTCTTTGGAGAAGATGTTTGGTGGGAAGTAA
- the odhA gene encoding 2-oxoglutarate dehydrogenase E1 component, which translates to MTRKNTTTNPWAKFHGPNLGYVIEQYDLYVTGAGSVDPELQELFEIFGAPSFQDDVVTGDNTATHFSPQNTGNIEKILKVVQLVEQIRSFGHTLAHINPMEDAANGQSLLEKAMNELSDADLKAIPAKTVWQDAPEGIHTALDVIHRLKDVYTKSLAYEFSHIQDSEERTWLHQMVESNSLRQPLSNKKRTALLKRLTAVEGFEQFLHKTFVGQKRFSIEGVDMLVPVLDEIVLEGAKNGVEDVMIGMAHRGRLSVLAHVLEKPYSHMFAEFKHAKIEGAVANSGWTGDVKYHLGREQVVSNEEVSTRVTLANNPSHLEFVNPVVEGFARAAQENRKKSGLPDQDISKSFVILVHGDAAFPGQGIVSETLNLSRLNAYQTGGTIHVIANNAVGFTTDSYDSRSTKYSSDLAKGFDIPIVHVNADDPEACLAAANLAIQYRMLFKKDFLIDLIGYRRYGHNEMDDPAVTQPQVYKKIKNHPTVRAIYADQLQAAGVLNADEVETITQFTQEQLKSDYAQVPPADTSDATIHVKVPDVVAKGIQPIDTGVEIDSLRAINEGLLSWPEGFNVYPKVKKILERRKDALEENGKIEWALAESLAFASILQEGTPIRLTGQDSQRGTFAHRHIVLHDTDTNETYSPLHRLPNINASFSVHNSPLSEAAVVGYEYGYNVFAPETLVMWEAQYGDFSNTAQALFDQYVSAGRAKWGQKSGLVLLLPHGYEGQGPEHSSARPERFLQLAAENNWTVANLTSAAQYFHILRRQASILGTEAVRPLVLMTPKSLLRHPLTLSTASQLSEGRFQPALEQENLGTKPNKVKRLVLSTGKMAIDLAAEIESGKHEYNLDEVHVVRIEQLYPFPAEKVQSIIKRFKNLEEIIWVQEEPRNMGAWHYMAPILFELAGDKVKTGYIGRPDRSSPSGGDPFAHKAEQELIVAHALDVKYNFRQDKQEIEVFSN; encoded by the coding sequence ATGACGAGGAAGAATACAACGACAAACCCTTGGGCCAAGTTCCACGGTCCGAACCTTGGTTATGTGATTGAACAGTATGATCTTTACGTAACTGGAGCAGGTTCTGTTGATCCGGAATTACAAGAGCTTTTTGAAATTTTTGGAGCTCCTTCGTTTCAAGATGATGTCGTAACAGGGGACAACACAGCAACACATTTTTCTCCTCAAAACACAGGTAACATTGAAAAAATTCTTAAAGTCGTTCAACTTGTTGAGCAGATTCGTTCTTTCGGGCACACGTTGGCTCACATCAACCCGATGGAAGATGCTGCAAATGGACAATCTCTTCTTGAGAAAGCAATGAACGAACTGAGCGATGCTGACTTGAAAGCGATTCCAGCGAAAACAGTATGGCAAGATGCACCAGAAGGTATTCACACTGCACTTGATGTAATTCATAGATTAAAAGACGTTTATACAAAATCTTTAGCTTATGAATTTTCTCATATACAAGATAGTGAAGAACGCACGTGGTTGCATCAAATGGTGGAATCAAATTCATTGCGTCAACCACTATCAAATAAAAAACGAACTGCTCTTTTAAAACGTTTAACAGCTGTTGAAGGTTTCGAGCAATTCTTGCATAAAACATTCGTTGGGCAAAAACGTTTCTCTATCGAGGGCGTTGATATGCTTGTGCCTGTTTTAGATGAAATTGTTCTAGAAGGTGCTAAGAACGGTGTAGAGGATGTCATGATTGGTATGGCTCACCGCGGTCGTCTAAGCGTACTTGCTCACGTATTAGAAAAACCATATAGTCACATGTTTGCTGAGTTCAAACATGCAAAAATAGAAGGCGCAGTAGCCAATTCTGGCTGGACTGGCGACGTAAAATACCACCTAGGTAGAGAACAAGTCGTTAGTAACGAAGAAGTTAGCACTCGCGTGACATTAGCAAATAACCCGAGTCATCTTGAGTTCGTGAATCCTGTAGTAGAAGGTTTCGCACGTGCTGCTCAAGAGAATCGTAAAAAATCTGGTCTTCCAGATCAAGATATTTCAAAATCATTCGTAATTTTAGTTCATGGTGATGCTGCATTCCCTGGTCAAGGTATTGTATCTGAAACGCTCAACTTAAGCAGATTGAACGCGTATCAAACAGGCGGAACGATTCATGTTATCGCAAACAATGCAGTTGGTTTTACAACTGATAGCTATGATTCTCGTTCTACGAAATATTCAAGTGACCTTGCAAAAGGTTTCGATATTCCGATTGTTCACGTGAACGCTGATGATCCAGAAGCTTGTCTTGCAGCTGCTAACCTTGCGATTCAATATCGCATGTTGTTCAAAAAAGACTTCTTAATCGATTTAATCGGTTACCGTCGATATGGTCATAACGAAATGGATGACCCAGCGGTTACGCAACCACAAGTGTACAAAAAAATTAAAAATCACCCAACTGTAAGAGCAATTTATGCAGATCAATTACAAGCTGCTGGTGTTCTAAATGCAGATGAGGTTGAAACAATTACTCAGTTTACGCAAGAACAATTAAAATCCGATTATGCACAAGTACCGCCAGCTGATACGAGCGATGCAACAATTCACGTTAAAGTGCCAGATGTTGTTGCAAAAGGCATTCAACCAATTGATACTGGTGTTGAGATTGACTCACTTCGTGCAATTAATGAAGGTCTACTATCTTGGCCAGAAGGCTTTAACGTATATCCGAAAGTGAAGAAAATTCTTGAGCGCCGTAAAGATGCTTTAGAAGAGAACGGTAAAATTGAATGGGCACTTGCTGAGTCATTAGCATTCGCTTCTATTTTACAAGAAGGTACGCCAATTCGTTTAACTGGTCAAGATTCACAGCGTGGTACATTTGCGCACCGTCATATCGTATTACACGATACTGATACAAATGAAACATATTCACCATTACATCGCTTACCAAACATTAATGCATCATTCTCTGTTCATAACAGTCCGTTATCAGAGGCTGCTGTTGTTGGTTACGAATATGGTTATAACGTATTCGCTCCAGAAACTCTTGTTATGTGGGAAGCGCAATATGGTGACTTTTCAAATACTGCGCAAGCATTATTTGATCAATATGTTTCAGCTGGAAGAGCAAAATGGGGTCAAAAATCTGGTTTAGTTCTTCTATTACCACACGGTTATGAAGGTCAAGGACCAGAGCACTCTAGTGCACGTCCAGAACGTTTCTTACAGTTAGCTGCTGAGAATAACTGGACAGTTGCAAACTTAACGAGCGCGGCACAGTACTTCCATATCCTGCGTCGTCAAGCATCTATCTTAGGAACAGAAGCTGTTCGACCATTAGTACTGATGACGCCGAAGAGTTTATTACGTCACCCACTTACGCTTTCAACTGCTAGTCAGTTAAGCGAAGGACGTTTCCAACCTGCTTTAGAACAAGAAAACCTTGGCACGAAACCAAATAAAGTAAAACGTCTTGTTTTAAGCACAGGTAAAATGGCGATTGACTTAGCAGCAGAAATCGAGTCTGGTAAACATGAGTACAACTTAGACGAAGTTCATGTCGTTCGTATCGAGCAATTGTACCCATTCCCTGCTGAGAAAGTTCAATCTATTATTAAACGATTTAAAAACTTAGAAGAAATCATTTGGGTTCAAGAAGAACCTCGTAATATGGGCGCATGGCATTACATGGCTCCAATTCTGTTCGAACTTGCTGGAGATAAAGTGAAAACAGGTTACATTGGACGTCCTGATCGCTCTAGTCCATCTGGCGGCGATCCATTCGCTCACAAAGCTGAGCAAGAACTAATTGTTGCACACGCTTTAGATGTGAAGTATAACTTCCGTCAAGATAAACAAGAAATTGAAGTTTTCAGCAACTAA
- a CDS encoding SDR family oxidoreductase, with protein sequence MVYNSLSYSINDNNESYLKSFEGNKLLKKIPYRKFVEISDVTNVILFLMSDKSDAIRGQNIVVDYGYTIV encoded by the coding sequence GTGGTATACAATTCACTGTCCTATAGCATAAACGATAATAACGAAAGCTATTTGAAGTCCTTTGAAGGAAATAAGTTATTAAAAAAGATTCCATATAGAAAATTTGTTGAAATTTCAGATGTAACAAATGTCATTTTATTTTTAATGTCTGATAAAAGCGATGCCATTAGAGGGCAAAATATTGTGGTTGACTATGGATATACAATTGTATAA
- a CDS encoding ABC transporter ATP-binding protein produces MSLLIKDLTKKFDEHVAVNNLNIEIPKGEIFGFLGGNGAGKTTTFRMILGLLSKSSGTISWNGKPINYGVTDKIGYLPEERGLYAKMTVKEQVNFFAKLKNMKSKDAEKELHYWLERFNITEHLNKKVGELSKGNQQKIQLITAIIHKPELLILDEPFSGLDPVNVEMLKDAVLDMQKQGSSILFSSHRMEHVEELCQHICIMHKGVPVVQGDIAKIKSDFGKKNVVIVGDHDFDHLKEIKGVESMKKRKNAVTLKISYEEVSHVLFKEITKLGYVKKFAVEEPTLNDIFIAKVGAQNE; encoded by the coding sequence ATGAGTTTACTAATTAAAGATTTAACAAAGAAATTTGACGAGCATGTTGCAGTGAATAATTTGAATATCGAGATACCAAAAGGTGAAATATTTGGATTCTTGGGCGGGAATGGAGCAGGTAAAACGACTACATTTCGAATGATACTTGGACTTTTATCGAAATCAAGTGGGACCATTTCATGGAATGGTAAACCTATAAATTATGGTGTTACAGATAAAATTGGGTATTTACCAGAAGAACGTGGTCTTTATGCGAAAATGACTGTCAAAGAACAAGTTAACTTTTTTGCAAAACTAAAGAACATGAAAAGTAAAGATGCAGAAAAAGAACTTCACTATTGGCTGGAGCGTTTTAATATTACTGAGCATCTGAACAAAAAGGTAGGAGAACTTTCTAAAGGGAATCAGCAAAAAATCCAGCTGATAACAGCGATTATACATAAGCCTGAACTCTTAATTTTAGATGAACCATTTAGTGGTTTAGACCCAGTAAATGTTGAAATGTTAAAAGACGCTGTTCTTGATATGCAAAAACAAGGGTCGTCAATTCTTTTTAGTTCACATCGTATGGAACATGTGGAAGAGTTATGCCAACACATTTGTATTATGCACAAAGGTGTACCTGTTGTTCAGGGTGACATTGCCAAAATTAAAAGTGATTTTGGTAAAAAGAACGTTGTAATCGTTGGCGATCATGACTTTGACCATTTGAAAGAAATAAAAGGTGTAGAAAGTATGAAGAAACGTAAAAATGCAGTTACTCTTAAAATTTCATATGAAGAAGTGTCACATGTTTTATTTAAAGAGATAACAAAATTAGGGTATGTTAAAAAGTTTGCAGTAGAAGAGCCTACATTAAATGATATCTTTATTGCGAAAGTAGGTGCACAAAATGAGTAG
- the odhB gene encoding 2-oxoglutarate dehydrogenase complex dihydrolipoyllysine-residue succinyltransferase codes for MIEIKVPELAESITEGTISQWLINVGDKVEKGGSVVELETDKVNVEIIAEDSGIVSKLLGEPGDTVEVGATIAILDANGAPVAVSTPAPPAEQAKQETAEAPKAAAPNAEQTTSLQGLPNTNRPIASPAARKMARELGIDLNDVRSTDPLGRVRPHDVQAHAAAPKEAPAAPKSPAPAPVAKTEFEKPVERVKMSRRRQTIAKRLVEVQQTSAMLTTFNEVDMSAIMELRKERKDAFEKKHDVRLGFMSFFTKAVVAALKQFPLLNAEIQGDELIIKKFYDIGIAVAAPDGLVVPVVRDANQLNFAEIESEIRNLGMKARDNKLSLKELQGGTFTITNGGVFGSLMSTPILNSPQVGILGMHKIQVRPVAIDNERMENRPMMYIALSYDHRIVDGKEAVSFLVAVKDMLEDPKSLLLEG; via the coding sequence ATGATCGAAATTAAAGTACCTGAGCTTGCAGAATCTATTACCGAAGGAACTATTTCACAATGGCTTATCAACGTAGGCGACAAAGTTGAGAAAGGCGGCAGCGTTGTTGAGCTTGAAACTGATAAAGTCAATGTAGAAATCATTGCAGAAGATTCAGGTATTGTATCGAAGTTACTAGGCGAACCTGGGGATACAGTTGAAGTTGGCGCAACTATCGCAATTTTAGATGCTAATGGAGCACCAGTTGCAGTAAGTACACCTGCACCACCTGCTGAGCAAGCAAAACAAGAAACAGCTGAAGCACCGAAAGCTGCGGCTCCAAATGCTGAACAAACTACGAGTCTACAAGGCTTACCAAATACGAACCGTCCTATCGCATCACCAGCTGCTAGAAAAATGGCTCGTGAATTAGGAATCGACTTAAACGACGTACGTAGCACAGATCCACTTGGACGCGTGAGACCACATGATGTACAAGCTCATGCTGCAGCACCAAAAGAAGCACCAGCTGCTCCAAAGAGCCCAGCTCCTGCTCCAGTTGCAAAAACGGAATTCGAAAAACCAGTTGAGCGCGTGAAAATGTCCCGCCGCCGTCAAACAATTGCAAAACGTCTTGTAGAAGTTCAACAAACATCTGCAATGTTAACAACATTTAACGAAGTTGATATGAGTGCGATCATGGAATTACGTAAAGAGCGTAAAGACGCTTTCGAGAAAAAACATGATGTACGTCTTGGCTTCATGTCATTCTTCACAAAAGCAGTTGTTGCAGCATTAAAACAATTCCCATTATTAAATGCTGAAATTCAAGGTGACGAGCTTATCATCAAAAAATTCTATGATATCGGTATTGCAGTAGCAGCTCCAGATGGATTAGTTGTTCCAGTTGTACGCGATGCTAACCAATTAAACTTCGCTGAAATCGAAAGTGAAATTCGTAATTTAGGTATGAAAGCACGTGATAACAAACTTTCATTAAAAGAACTACAAGGTGGTACATTTACAATTACAAACGGTGGTGTATTCGGTTCTCTAATGTCAACACCAATCCTAAATAGCCCTCAAGTTGGTATTTTAGGAATGCATAAAATCCAAGTACGCCCAGTTGCAATTGATAACGAGCGTATGGAAAACCGCCCAATGATGTACATTGCTTTATCTTACGATCACCGTATTGTTGATGGTAAAGAAGCAGTTAGCTTCCTTGTTGCTGTTAAAGATATGCTTGAAGATCCAAAATCATTATTATTAGAAGGTTGA
- a CDS encoding helix-turn-helix transcriptional regulator, which translates to MENKMVEYRKKFGLSQEKLAEKLGVSRQTIISIEKGKYDPSLPLAFEIAKTFQTTIEHVFIYEGKEGEE; encoded by the coding sequence TTGGAAAATAAAATGGTCGAATACCGAAAGAAATTTGGACTATCTCAAGAAAAACTGGCCGAGAAACTCGGGGTTTCCAGACAAACCATTATCTCAATTGAAAAAGGGAAATACGATCCATCACTTCCGCTAGCATTTGAAATAGCAAAAACATTTCAGACAACGATAGAACATGTATTTATTTATGAAGGAAAAGAAGGGGAGGAGTAA
- a CDS encoding DUF3976 domain-containing protein, producing the protein MQMMYAFGIGLVLFLAVFLFIRKDVQGGTLTKRGFYKLIGCLVVLLIAIIVMIVLINQSL; encoded by the coding sequence ATGCAAATGATGTATGCTTTTGGCATTGGGCTTGTATTATTTTTAGCCGTATTCTTATTTATTCGTAAAGATGTTCAAGGTGGGACATTAACGAAGCGAGGATTTTATAAATTAATCGGCTGTTTAGTTGTTTTGCTTATAGCGATTATTGTAATGATCGTATTAATTAATCAGTCACTATAG